The Clostridiaceae bacterium HFYG-1003 genome includes a window with the following:
- a CDS encoding cobyrinate a,c-diamide synthase, translating into MDRILIAGTHSGCGKTTVTCAVLTALKQRGLNPSAFKCGPDYIDPMFHRRAIGVPSRNLDPFFCDEQGLKGQLAGPGLAIIEGAMGYYDGVGCDGRFSAYEVARLTRTPVVLVLDVKGMYASMGAVLQGFARYREDSGISGVIFNNASPKLNAGLSAIARQVGIRPLGYLPRAVKATVASRHLGLVSAEEIGELEEKLQTLGDLAERCIDLDGLLELAAGSPGLTGEPEAIRPLGSIRLAVARDEAFSFFYEENLELLRALGCQLEFFSPMRDPALPQGVAGLYLCGGYPELHLEALSGNRTMLESVRWAVRGGLPTIAECGGFLYLHDQLDGIPLAGVVPARARTTDRLSRFGYVTLRAGVDNLLCGAKDTIRSHEFHYCESTAPGGDFTAEKPLSDRSWPCIHATPTLYAGFPHLYFPANPEFARRFVTGCLAYDRTIRSDRQNQSDRKNRSELIGPPETINHNGGRL; encoded by the coding sequence CGCGGGCTGAACCCATCGGCATTCAAGTGCGGCCCGGACTATATCGACCCCATGTTCCACCGTCGGGCCATCGGGGTGCCCTCCCGCAACCTGGATCCGTTCTTCTGTGACGAACAGGGGCTGAAAGGTCAGCTGGCCGGTCCTGGTCTGGCGATTATCGAAGGAGCCATGGGCTACTACGACGGGGTGGGCTGCGACGGGCGGTTCAGTGCCTATGAGGTAGCCCGGCTCACCCGAACTCCGGTGGTGCTGGTGCTTGATGTCAAGGGCATGTACGCCTCGATGGGGGCGGTGCTGCAGGGTTTTGCCCGATACCGGGAAGACAGCGGGATCAGCGGCGTCATCTTCAACAATGCCTCGCCGAAACTCAATGCGGGACTGTCCGCCATCGCCCGGCAGGTCGGGATCCGGCCGCTGGGCTATCTGCCGCGGGCGGTGAAGGCCACGGTGGCCAGCCGGCATCTGGGTCTGGTGAGTGCGGAGGAAATCGGGGAGCTGGAGGAGAAGCTCCAGACCCTGGGTGACCTGGCCGAACGCTGCATCGACCTGGATGGGCTGCTGGAACTGGCTGCGGGGTCGCCGGGCCTGACCGGTGAACCGGAGGCGATTCGCCCCCTGGGATCCATCCGGCTGGCAGTGGCGCGGGATGAGGCCTTTTCCTTTTTCTATGAAGAAAACCTGGAGCTTCTCAGGGCGTTGGGCTGTCAGCTGGAATTTTTCAGCCCCATGCGCGATCCGGCCTTGCCCCAGGGCGTGGCCGGTCTGTATCTGTGCGGGGGTTACCCCGAACTGCATCTGGAGGCTTTGAGCGGCAACCGGACCATGCTGGAATCAGTCCGCTGGGCGGTGCGGGGCGGTCTGCCCACTATCGCCGAATGTGGCGGATTCCTCTATCTGCATGACCAGCTGGACGGGATTCCTTTGGCCGGAGTGGTGCCGGCCCGGGCCCGCACCACCGACAGACTCAGCCGGTTTGGCTATGTGACTCTGCGGGCCGGGGTCGACAACCTCCTGTGCGGCGCGAAGGATACGATTCGATCCCACGAATTTCACTACTGCGAAAGCACTGCGCCGGGCGGGGACTTTACCGCAGAAAAGCCGCTGTCGGACCGGAGCTGGCCCTGCATTCACGCTACCCCCACTCTTTATGCCGGATTTCCCCACCTGTATTTCCCGGCGAATCCTGAGTTTGCCCGGCGGTTTGTCACCGGGTGCCTGGCCTACGACCGGACGATCCGGTCTGACCGGCAGAATCAGTCGGACCGAAAGAATCGGTCTGAACTCATCGGACCCCCGGAGACTATCAACCATAACGGAGGAAGATTATGA